Sequence from the Thermithiobacillus tepidarius DSM 3134 genome:
CCCGGTCCGCCGGCGTCGTGGCCAGGGGCAGCGCTTCCTGGAACATGCGCCGCGTCAAGGCATAGTCCTCCAGCCAAAGCGCCGCCCGCCCGGCCCCCACCCGGGCCGCGATCCGGTCATCCCCGCCCGGCGAGCGCCCCAGGGCGGCGAGGAAGTGCTGCAGCGCCTGTGCGGGCTGCTCGCCGAGCAAGGCCTGACGACCCGCCACGATCTCGGCGGCTGCGGCGGAATCCGCCGACTCGGCCGCCAGGATCGGGGCGGCGGCTGTCGCCGTCATCCAGGCGGCCAGGGCAATCGCTGCATGCTTCATTTGGTCCCCCAGTTCTTGCGCCGGTTGGCCACCTCCGCCGCGTAGCCCGCGACACAGGCCGGTGTCATCAGCAGTTGATAAAAGAGCATGTAGAACAGAAAGCCCAGGCGATTGCGCCGCACGCGCAGGCTCTTGCTCTGGAACATGCTCCGCTGCACCTGGTACATCAGCAGATTGTTCAGGACGGCCAGCGGCAGCACCGCCAAGGTCATGGGCCCGGCGATGTAATAGCGGCCGAAGAGCGCCGCAATGACTCCGGGGACGAAGACCAGCAGGAAAAAGAGGTCCAGCAGCGGAAAGATCAAGTTCAGATAAAAGAAAGGCAGATTCAGGCGCGGCTGCAGCAGGACGCCCGGATGGTGCTTGAACGCCTCGATCAATCCCCGTGCCCAGCGCTGGCGCTGGCGGAAAAACTGCTTGTAGCTGGTGGGCACGTTGGTGAAGACCACGCCGTTTTCCGCATAGCCGATGCGATAGCCGCGCTTGAGGAGAGCCCAGGACAGCACGATGTCCTCGCCCACTGTGTCCGGCCAGCTGCCCACTTCCAGAACGGCGCGCTTGCGATACAGCGAAAAAGCACCCTGCGCCACCAGCGTCCCCTGGTACAGGCTCTGGGTACGCTTGACCACGGCGATGCCGTGGAAGAAATCCCATTCCTGAATGCGCGTCAGCCAGTTTTCGCGCGAGTTGCGCACGTGGACGGCACCGGCGACGGCCACGGTGCCGGCCGGATCGCTCAGGTAGCGGGCCACGATGGCTTCCAGGGCACCGCGATAGAGGAAAGTGTCCGCGTCGATGGACACAATGAGCTCGTGCCGGGCTGCCTCGAGGCCGCGGTTCAGGGCCCTGGCCTTGCCGCCGTTGCGCGGCAGGCGCACGAGCCGCAGGTGCGGCACCCGCAGGCCGCCGACGACCTGGGCCGTGGCATCCGTCGAACCGTCGTCGATCACGATGATCTCGAGCTCGCCCG
This genomic interval carries:
- a CDS encoding glycosyltransferase family 2 protein, which produces MREAGLEQRAGLYVPVKYKLALALTLAVLWCAVSWHLARPWTDELAGHIGYPLALVIVIGIAVLPGYANAFIFFSLAFDRRPGSKPVAAFPPISLLIAAYNEEQSIASTIDSIVGQHYPGELEIIVIDDGSTDATAQVVGGLRVPHLRLVRLPRNGGKARALNRGLEAARHELIVSIDADTFLYRGALEAIVARYLSDPAGTVAVAGAVHVRNSRENWLTRIQEWDFFHGIAVVKRTQSLYQGTLVAQGAFSLYRKRAVLEVGSWPDTVGEDIVLSWALLKRGYRIGYAENGVVFTNVPTSYKQFFRQRQRWARGLIEAFKHHPGVLLQPRLNLPFFYLNLIFPLLDLFFLLVFVPGVIAALFGRYYIAGPMTLAVLPLAVLNNLLMYQVQRSMFQSKSLRVRRNRLGFLFYMLFYQLLMTPACVAGYAAEVANRRKNWGTK